Proteins co-encoded in one Bremerella sp. TYQ1 genomic window:
- the pstB gene encoding phosphate ABC transporter ATP-binding protein PstB, translating into MSQPTTRTSETSRLELIAQGHDFAPVVHDAVFREEKVLEIKNFNLWYGDKQALFNINMPIPRGQVTALVGPSGCGKSTLLRCVNRMNDLIDTVRIHGDIYLNDQSICDRGVDVIELRKRMGMVFQKPNPFPMSIFENVVYPLRIDGERSRSVLEGVCEHSLKGAAIWSEVKDRLHESGLSLSGGQQQRLCIARAIASEPEVLLLDEPCSALDPIATGKIEDLIRELRGEYSILIVTHNMQQASRISDYTAFMYLGRLVEYGPTVDIFTKPKLSETNAYVTGRFG; encoded by the coding sequence ATGAGTCAACCTACCACACGTACATCCGAAACCAGTCGGCTGGAACTGATTGCCCAAGGGCACGACTTCGCGCCGGTCGTCCACGACGCCGTATTCCGCGAAGAAAAAGTCCTGGAGATCAAGAACTTCAACTTGTGGTACGGCGACAAGCAAGCCCTCTTTAACATCAACATGCCGATTCCTCGGGGGCAAGTCACCGCTCTCGTGGGACCGTCAGGCTGCGGCAAGTCGACTTTGCTTCGCTGCGTGAATCGGATGAACGACTTGATCGATACGGTGCGCATTCATGGCGACATCTACTTGAACGATCAATCGATCTGCGACCGAGGCGTCGATGTGATCGAGCTTCGCAAACGCATGGGAATGGTTTTTCAAAAACCTAACCCTTTCCCCATGAGCATCTTCGAGAACGTTGTTTATCCCCTACGTATCGATGGCGAACGAAGTCGTAGCGTCCTGGAAGGGGTTTGCGAACATAGCCTCAAAGGGGCTGCCATCTGGAGCGAAGTAAAGGATCGCCTGCATGAAAGTGGCTTGAGCCTTTCCGGCGGTCAGCAGCAGCGTCTCTGCATTGCCAGGGCGATAGCCAGCGAACCGGAAGTGCTGCTGCTGGACGAGCCTTGCTCGGCTTTGGATCCGATCGCCACCGGGAAGATCGAAGATTTGATTCGTGAACTTCGCGGCGAATATTCCATCCTGATCGTCACACACAACATGCAACAAGCGTCGCGCATCAGCGATTACACCGCGTTCATGTATCTCGGCCGACTCGTCGAGTATGGACCAACCGTCGATATTTTCACGAAACCCAAACTGTCGGAAACCAACGCTTACGTCACCGGCCGATTCGGCTAA
- the phoU gene encoding phosphate signaling complex protein PhoU has protein sequence MTRHWVRQIEGIRSHLLSMGTHAEAQVSEATRAMLDLDRERALKVIDDDDELDALDVALEEECLHSIALFQPVASDLRLIISAMSVGHELERIGDLAVNISGSVVRLRDGGHLTNQVVFPDCLKEANRQAIEMLRKSLDAFIEQDAQSCRELIEQDRELDRLHREIFHWLKEGIHRNPADIDWMLEMTSISRHIERIADHVTNIAEIVIYWIEGEIVRHRQALDSEEESA, from the coding sequence ATGACGCGTCATTGGGTTCGGCAAATCGAAGGAATTCGCTCGCACTTGCTATCGATGGGTACGCATGCCGAAGCTCAAGTGAGTGAGGCGACACGTGCGATGCTCGACCTAGACCGTGAGCGAGCGCTGAAAGTCATCGACGACGACGATGAGCTCGACGCGTTGGACGTGGCACTCGAAGAGGAATGCCTCCATTCGATTGCGTTGTTTCAGCCGGTCGCGTCCGACTTGCGATTGATCATTTCAGCCATGTCCGTCGGACACGAACTGGAACGGATCGGCGATCTCGCGGTCAATATCTCTGGCAGTGTTGTCCGTTTGCGCGATGGAGGTCACCTGACCAACCAAGTGGTGTTCCCTGATTGCCTGAAAGAAGCCAACCGTCAGGCGATTGAAATGCTGCGAAAGAGCCTTGATGCTTTTATCGAACAAGATGCCCAGTCTTGTCGCGAGTTGATCGAACAAGACCGTGAACTCGATCGGCTTCACCGTGAAATTTTTCATTGGCTCAAAGAAGGCATTCACCGCAATCCGGCCGACATCGATTGGATGCTCGAGATGACAAGTATCTCGCGACACATTGAACGAATCGCCGACCATGTAACGAACATTGCCGAGATCGTGATCTATTGGATCGAAGGCGAAATTGTCCGTCACCGTCAAGCACTCGATTCCGAGGAGGAATCCGCATGA
- a CDS encoding response regulator transcription factor produces MSQRSILIVEKAGGPLHNVAHNLQQTGCQVYLASGTRDGLQHAMEFVPDVVVLSRSLTETDTLDLCRSIMRNLGEDSTPAILIAPTGSDVTAIDDPAHDSRLAESLALDLLAQSVKTLTYRARHTVDAQAVLECHGIRLDPRFALVEMDGTRLDLTPTEFRLLQALLARPGHVLTRAQLEEAAGLPAKDKEPETESESASRTRRIDVHVKSIRGKLDRKGVLIETVRGVGYRFREAAWNLNSLN; encoded by the coding sequence GTGTCTCAACGTAGCATCTTGATCGTGGAAAAAGCAGGCGGACCGCTTCACAACGTCGCCCACAACCTGCAGCAAACCGGCTGCCAGGTTTACTTGGCCAGCGGTACTCGGGACGGCTTGCAGCATGCCATGGAATTCGTTCCTGATGTTGTTGTCCTGTCGCGTTCGCTGACGGAAACTGACACGCTGGATCTATGTCGCTCGATCATGCGGAACTTGGGCGAGGACTCCACGCCTGCCATTCTGATTGCCCCGACCGGTTCGGACGTCACCGCAATTGACGATCCCGCTCACGATTCTCGCCTGGCCGAATCGCTCGCACTGGATCTGTTGGCCCAGTCCGTAAAGACGTTGACTTATCGGGCCCGGCATACGGTCGACGCGCAGGCGGTTCTTGAATGCCATGGAATTCGGCTCGACCCACGCTTCGCACTTGTCGAGATGGATGGAACACGACTCGATCTCACCCCGACCGAATTTCGCTTGCTCCAAGCACTGCTAGCACGTCCGGGGCACGTACTGACGCGGGCTCAGCTCGAGGAAGCAGCCGGACTTCCGGCCAAAGACAAAGAGCCAGAAACCGAATCGGAAAGTGCCAGCCGAACCCGAAGAATCGACGTTCATGTGAAGTCGATCCGCGGCAAGCTCGACCGAAAAGGCGTCCTGATCGAAACAGTCCGAGGGGTGGGGTATCGGTTCCGCGAAGCGGCATGGAACCTAAACTCTTTAAATTAA
- a CDS encoding sodium:solute symporter family protein yields the protein MEFNDVLPLLGTAMTETRAWTFTFVIITFMVYLYIGWRSRVKESGEFYVAGQGVPAIANGAATAADWMSAASFISMAGLISGLGSDGSVFLLGWTGGYVLLAMLLAPYLRKFGQYTVPDFVAKRYYSETARIVAAICAVFVSITYVAGQMRGVGIVFARFLEVETWQGVVIGMFIVGVFAVLGGMKGITWTQVVQFFVLIAAFLIPTFALSGMLTDSSIPQIGFTTGDVHEKVNQIHEDLGFASYTQPFTNYDMANVLLIMFALMTGTAGLPHVIVRFYTVANVRAARYSAFWALLFIALLYTSAPVLAMFARFEILKTLDGAHIGQVTQDDGDDAKYIPVFQENEEGEKVPVEWVNTWQRTGLIEIEDKNNDGILSLKNVDGNFEEVKIDKDILVLATPEISKLSPWVIAIVATGGLAAALSTAAGLLLVISSSMAHDLYVHFVEPEASEPRRLMIARIMIIGAILVAGYFGISPPGFIGEVVAFAFGLAAASFFPIIFLGIFDKRMNRQGAIAGMIVGILFTAIYIIACRSDRVLGFDQPLMTPWFKDSSWMPNGLRPEGVGAIGLALNFIVAMVVSRLTPAPPEDVQDLVESVRIPRGSHAPEAHFDETDAEADNP from the coding sequence GTGGAATTCAACGACGTATTGCCGCTATTGGGCACTGCCATGACCGAAACGCGGGCATGGACGTTTACCTTCGTGATCATCACTTTCATGGTTTATCTTTACATCGGCTGGCGAAGCCGTGTGAAGGAATCAGGCGAGTTTTACGTGGCCGGGCAGGGCGTTCCCGCGATTGCCAATGGTGCCGCGACGGCTGCCGACTGGATGAGTGCCGCGTCGTTCATAAGTATGGCCGGCCTGATCAGCGGATTGGGCTCGGACGGCTCGGTCTTTCTGCTCGGCTGGACAGGGGGCTATGTGCTGTTGGCCATGCTGCTGGCGCCGTATCTCCGAAAGTTCGGACAGTACACCGTCCCTGACTTTGTAGCGAAACGGTATTACAGCGAAACGGCCCGAATCGTGGCGGCCATTTGTGCGGTATTCGTTTCGATCACCTACGTCGCCGGTCAGATGCGTGGCGTCGGAATTGTGTTCGCCCGCTTCCTGGAGGTCGAAACCTGGCAAGGGGTGGTCATCGGTATGTTTATCGTCGGTGTCTTCGCGGTGCTGGGGGGCATGAAGGGGATCACGTGGACTCAAGTCGTGCAGTTTTTCGTGCTGATCGCTGCGTTTTTGATCCCGACGTTCGCCCTTTCCGGAATGCTGACCGACAGTTCGATCCCACAGATCGGCTTCACGACGGGGGACGTTCACGAGAAAGTGAACCAGATCCACGAAGACCTTGGCTTTGCTTCCTACACGCAGCCATTTACCAACTATGACATGGCAAACGTGCTGTTGATCATGTTCGCCTTGATGACAGGAACGGCCGGGCTGCCACACGTGATCGTCCGGTTTTACACGGTCGCCAATGTGCGAGCGGCACGCTACAGCGCCTTTTGGGCATTGTTGTTTATCGCGCTGCTGTACACGTCGGCCCCTGTGTTGGCGATGTTCGCACGGTTTGAAATTTTGAAGACCCTCGACGGTGCTCACATCGGCCAAGTCACCCAAGACGACGGCGATGATGCGAAGTACATTCCGGTTTTCCAAGAGAATGAAGAGGGCGAGAAAGTCCCTGTCGAGTGGGTAAACACCTGGCAGCGAACCGGACTGATTGAAATTGAAGACAAGAACAATGACGGCATCCTGTCGCTGAAAAACGTCGACGGTAACTTCGAGGAAGTCAAAATCGACAAAGATATTTTGGTGTTAGCAACGCCGGAGATCTCGAAGCTTTCGCCCTGGGTGATTGCGATTGTCGCTACCGGCGGTTTAGCTGCGGCACTTAGTACGGCGGCTGGGCTGCTGCTGGTAATTTCGAGCTCGATGGCGCATGACTTGTATGTTCATTTCGTCGAACCGGAAGCGTCCGAACCGCGGCGATTGATGATTGCCCGAATCATGATTATCGGGGCGATCTTGGTGGCTGGTTACTTCGGAATTTCCCCGCCAGGGTTCATCGGCGAAGTGGTCGCGTTTGCGTTCGGTTTGGCGGCGGCGAGCTTCTTCCCAATCATTTTCCTGGGGATCTTCGACAAACGCATGAACCGCCAAGGCGCGATTGCGGGGATGATCGTGGGTATCTTGTTCACGGCCATCTACATCATCGCATGTCGCTCTGATCGTGTGCTGGGCTTTGATCAGCCGCTGATGACGCCTTGGTTCAAGGACAGCAGCTGGATGCCCAACGGTTTACGCCCCGAAGGTGTCGGGGCGATTGGTCTGGCGCTGAACTTTATCGTGGCGATGGTGGTCAGCCGACTGACTCCGGCGCCTCCGGAAGATGTGCAAGACCTGGTCGAAAGTGTGCGAATTCCACGTGGGTCGCATGCCCCCGAGGCACACTTCGACGAAACGGATGCCGAAGCGGACAATCCGTAG
- a CDS encoding DUF4212 domain-containing protein: MSSSPPPARPEPKVAYWRQNLMVIGVLLSIWAFVAFGCSIFFVEWLNQFKIGNLPLGFWFAQQGSTYVFLVLILVYALVMDYLDRKHGVKE; this comes from the coding sequence ATGTCTTCCTCCCCACCTCCAGCCCGACCAGAGCCCAAGGTTGCCTATTGGCGTCAAAACCTGATGGTGATCGGCGTGCTGCTTTCGATCTGGGCGTTTGTTGCCTTTGGTTGCTCGATCTTCTTTGTCGAGTGGCTTAACCAGTTCAAGATTGGCAACTTACCGCTAGGCTTCTGGTTCGCCCAACAAGGCTCGACGTACGTCTTTTTGGTGCTGATTCTGGTCTACGCGTTGGTGATGGACTATCTCGACCGCAAACATGGTGTGAAGGAGTAG
- a CDS encoding formylmethanofuran dehydrogenase subunit C: protein MRLRLRHDITVGLDLRGVLPSRLLPMSIEEAAKVTVWEGNRRVELGELFHIETETRREETLRLIGNLAKADNIGAGLDGGTLFVQGAVGHHAGQEMKSGSLYIHGHVGNNLAEGMKSGFIKVLGNVGDRVGAPLPGLKKGMAGGNIFILGSAGKELGHRMRRGTIAVTNDCGDFLGYEMLAGTIFVGGKAGAHAGLSMRRGTIILNGNKQADLMAGFIHACQFKPTMMPLLVQEFERLEVPEVARLMSTASYDLYHGDLAQMGRGEILLPA from the coding sequence ATGAGACTTCGCCTACGTCACGATATCACGGTTGGCCTCGATCTTCGAGGTGTCCTTCCTTCGCGCTTACTGCCGATGTCGATCGAAGAAGCCGCGAAAGTCACCGTTTGGGAAGGGAACCGCCGTGTCGAACTGGGCGAGTTGTTCCATATCGAAACCGAAACACGCCGTGAAGAGACGCTTCGATTGATTGGCAACTTGGCCAAAGCGGACAACATCGGAGCTGGCCTCGATGGCGGAACGCTGTTCGTGCAAGGAGCTGTCGGTCATCATGCCGGGCAAGAGATGAAAAGTGGTTCGCTTTACATCCATGGCCATGTCGGCAATAACCTGGCCGAAGGGATGAAGTCAGGCTTCATCAAAGTGCTGGGAAATGTCGGCGATCGTGTCGGAGCACCTCTGCCAGGCCTGAAGAAAGGAATGGCCGGAGGCAACATCTTCATTCTCGGTTCGGCTGGTAAAGAGCTGGGTCATCGGATGCGGCGGGGAACAATTGCGGTGACCAACGACTGCGGCGATTTCCTCGGCTACGAAATGCTGGCTGGGACGATCTTCGTCGGCGGGAAAGCAGGTGCCCACGCCGGGCTTTCGATGCGACGCGGAACGATCATTCTGAATGGCAACAAGCAAGCCGACTTAATGGCTGGGTTCATCCATGCATGCCAGTTTAAGCCAACGATGATGCCGCTGTTGGTGCAAGAGTTCGAGCGGCTGGAAGTCCCTGAGGTGGCCCGGCTGATGTCGACCGCCAGCTACGATCTTTACCATGGCGACTTGGCCCAGATGGGACGTGGCGAAATTTTGCTGCCAGCGTGA
- a CDS encoding molybdenum cofactor guanylyltransferase, whose product MTTLPRSQRTALIVCGGESRRMGQSKAHLPFGDETMLERVVRIVSPLVEEVVLLTSKVYEVPELPYDVTELPDRVEKQGPAAALYEGLKYVTSWSEASVVLGCDLPLVTAESIEFLFAELNHFDAVIPRFEGFPQPLAAVYANAALEPIENILHSGNHRLLSCIEGLETRWVKVRQLSSIDPNLGLLRNVNTPEAYREALQIAGLPHPLED is encoded by the coding sequence ATGACCACGTTGCCTCGATCTCAGCGAACGGCATTGATTGTTTGCGGTGGTGAAAGCCGTCGGATGGGGCAATCGAAGGCGCATCTTCCTTTCGGCGACGAAACGATGCTGGAGCGTGTCGTGCGGATCGTTTCTCCGTTGGTCGAAGAAGTAGTACTGCTGACAAGCAAAGTGTACGAAGTCCCCGAGCTTCCTTACGACGTGACCGAGCTGCCAGATCGTGTGGAAAAACAAGGCCCCGCGGCGGCGCTGTACGAAGGGCTGAAGTATGTCACCAGCTGGTCGGAAGCTTCGGTCGTGCTGGGATGCGATCTGCCGTTGGTCACCGCAGAAAGTATCGAGTTTTTATTCGCCGAATTAAATCACTTCGACGCGGTGATCCCGCGGTTCGAAGGCTTTCCGCAACCATTAGCCGCCGTGTATGCTAACGCGGCGTTAGAGCCGATCGAGAATATCCTGCATTCTGGTAACCACCGCTTGCTGTCCTGCATCGAAGGGCTTGAAACACGCTGGGTCAAGGTGCGCCAACTAAGCAGCATCGATCCGAACCTCGGCTTGCTACGCAATGTCAACACGCCAGAGGCGTATCGCGAAGCATTGCAGATCGCAGGCCTTCCACATCCACTAGAAGATTAA
- a CDS encoding DinB family protein yields MADAAQWELTKQRIAFTDKMICEFIEGLEPELWFRMPSEGVTHIAWQVGHITLANYGLGMMRVRGKKAEDAGLLPESYAATFGRGSVPSQDQTIYPSIERMIELYKRVNDKLKEEMETYSLDLLDEPSLPEHPLFKTKFDTLVFLPYHAMMHFGQMGLLRRLSGKPPIR; encoded by the coding sequence ATGGCTGACGCAGCTCAATGGGAATTGACCAAGCAACGGATCGCCTTCACCGATAAGATGATTTGTGAATTCATCGAAGGCTTGGAACCGGAGCTTTGGTTCCGCATGCCAAGCGAAGGAGTCACCCACATTGCGTGGCAAGTCGGACATATCACGCTGGCCAACTATGGCCTCGGCATGATGCGTGTTCGCGGCAAGAAGGCCGAAGATGCTGGGCTGTTGCCGGAAAGCTATGCGGCGACGTTCGGCCGCGGCAGTGTCCCTTCGCAGGACCAAACCATTTATCCTTCGATCGAGCGCATGATCGAACTCTATAAGCGCGTCAACGACAAGCTGAAGGAAGAAATGGAAACGTACTCGCTGGACCTGCTAGACGAACCCAGCCTGCCGGAACACCCGCTGTTCAAGACCAAGTTCGACACGCTCGTCTTCCTGCCGTACCACGCGATGATGCACTTCGGCCAGATGGGTCTTTTGCGTCGCTTGTCAGGCAAGCCACCGATTCGCTAG
- a CDS encoding ATP-binding protein — translation MQRATTCANSLSVSAKISLGFLIVLILHISIALLGHYGLSKAQRDLETYGKLDREVEQFHQIDRLVAALQRNVLLFAFTGYEGPEQRAKELQSQLEALLEKAAHSDYLKEREAVQEMQAHLVKHQEIFAAVAADRAKRRRLVDEGLQQHVDRFEQGLLALEGNPRIEREVTEASAAFTAAQLNILKFVNGPDSTYFRQAKNEMAETRRHLLAVREVIGAEENVTLIAMLDSVDAYEAASIQMVQATRSYLHLVNVVLAGESVEFRRLATDIREEQDLRVGQLAETMTEDNRHFQFASNMFSVITIVLGVVAAWLIGKDVVPPLDAIATTFDRLAKGERIESIPAMDRSDELGRLAHAAQVFKEKANETERLLAVAEESQDELNSVNQELAKQSALAEKMAQDATAATVAKSEFLANMSHEIRTPMTAILGFAETVAETTKDEETRQSVETIQRNGEHLLSIINDILDLSKVESGKLSVEMMSASPYTVVSEVISLVQVKADGAGLKLSSRFMGKVPKSIHTDPTRLRQILINLLGNAIKFTEIGGISLQAELIQRDGRAVMQFDVIDSGIGMTDEQLARLFQPFSQADTSTTRRFGGTGLGLTISKRLANMLGGDLTVAYSRPGEGTSFRLTVDAGPVEKIEFLDAPSAHALQQEKDEVDCEHVSLAGLRILLAEDGPDNQRLLKFVLNKAGADVTIVANGQEAVDAAMLALEEGSPFDCVLMDMQMPVLDGYQATQTLRERGYCKPILALTAHAMEREKKKCLNSGCDDFLSKPIDRKRMLLTVCHWSRSATCQYECPLSSSCQPKTQSQIDQSYTS, via the coding sequence ATGCAACGAGCAACCACCTGTGCCAACAGCTTAAGCGTGAGCGCGAAGATCTCTTTGGGGTTCTTGATCGTGCTCATTCTGCATATCTCGATTGCGCTGCTGGGGCACTATGGTTTGTCGAAGGCGCAGCGCGACCTGGAAACGTATGGCAAGCTCGATCGTGAAGTCGAGCAGTTTCACCAAATCGATCGCCTCGTTGCAGCGCTTCAGCGGAACGTGTTGTTGTTTGCGTTCACGGGGTACGAAGGGCCAGAGCAACGCGCGAAAGAGTTGCAGTCGCAGTTAGAAGCGTTGCTCGAGAAAGCTGCCCACAGCGATTACCTCAAGGAACGCGAAGCCGTGCAAGAGATGCAGGCTCACCTGGTGAAGCATCAAGAGATCTTCGCTGCCGTGGCTGCCGATCGAGCCAAGCGGCGCCGGCTGGTCGACGAAGGTTTGCAGCAGCATGTCGATCGCTTCGAGCAGGGGCTTCTAGCCCTCGAAGGGAACCCACGGATCGAACGCGAAGTCACCGAGGCATCAGCCGCATTCACCGCGGCGCAGTTGAACATTTTGAAGTTCGTTAACGGACCTGATTCGACGTACTTCCGTCAGGCGAAAAACGAGATGGCCGAAACGCGTCGGCACTTACTCGCAGTTCGTGAGGTGATCGGTGCGGAAGAAAACGTTACCCTGATCGCGATGCTGGACTCCGTCGACGCTTACGAAGCGGCCTCGATCCAAATGGTCCAAGCGACACGCAGTTACTTGCACCTGGTGAACGTTGTTTTGGCCGGCGAATCGGTTGAGTTCCGTCGTCTGGCGACCGACATTCGCGAAGAACAAGACCTTCGCGTCGGTCAGTTGGCCGAGACAATGACCGAAGACAACCGCCACTTCCAGTTCGCCAGCAATATGTTTTCGGTGATCACCATCGTGTTGGGCGTTGTCGCGGCATGGTTGATCGGAAAAGATGTCGTGCCGCCGCTCGATGCCATTGCCACCACGTTCGATCGCCTTGCGAAAGGGGAACGGATTGAATCGATTCCGGCCATGGATCGCAGCGACGAACTCGGCCGGTTGGCTCACGCGGCTCAGGTCTTCAAAGAGAAAGCCAACGAAACGGAACGGTTGTTGGCAGTCGCCGAAGAGTCGCAAGACGAATTGAACTCGGTCAATCAAGAACTTGCCAAGCAAAGTGCGCTCGCTGAAAAAATGGCCCAGGATGCCACCGCGGCGACGGTTGCCAAAAGTGAGTTCCTGGCCAACATGAGTCACGAAATCCGTACGCCGATGACGGCCATTCTTGGCTTCGCGGAAACCGTTGCCGAGACGACCAAAGACGAAGAAACACGGCAATCTGTGGAAACGATTCAGCGTAACGGCGAGCATCTGTTGTCGATCATTAACGACATTCTCGATTTGTCCAAAGTGGAATCGGGCAAGCTTTCTGTCGAGATGATGTCGGCCTCGCCGTACACGGTCGTTTCCGAAGTCATTTCACTTGTCCAAGTCAAAGCAGACGGTGCCGGTTTGAAGCTTTCGTCCCGCTTCATGGGGAAAGTCCCCAAGTCGATTCATACCGATCCGACGCGGCTGCGGCAGATTCTGATCAACTTGCTGGGCAATGCCATCAAGTTCACCGAGATCGGCGGAATCTCGCTTCAGGCCGAACTCATCCAACGCGATGGACGCGCGGTGATGCAGTTCGACGTCATCGATTCAGGCATCGGCATGACCGACGAGCAGTTGGCCCGATTGTTTCAACCATTCTCGCAGGCCGATACCTCCACGACGCGGCGTTTTGGTGGAACCGGACTGGGGCTTACCATCAGCAAGCGACTTGCCAACATGCTGGGGGGCGATCTGACGGTGGCTTATTCGCGACCTGGCGAAGGGACATCGTTCCGGCTGACGGTCGATGCCGGCCCGGTCGAAAAGATCGAATTCCTCGATGCCCCTTCGGCTCATGCCCTGCAGCAAGAGAAGGACGAAGTCGACTGCGAACATGTCAGCCTGGCAGGGCTACGCATTTTGCTGGCCGAAGATGGACCGGACAACCAGCGGCTGTTGAAGTTCGTGCTCAACAAAGCTGGCGCCGACGTGACCATTGTCGCTAACGGTCAGGAAGCGGTCGACGCGGCTATGTTGGCTCTTGAAGAGGGAAGCCCGTTCGACTGCGTGCTGATGGATATGCAGATGCCGGTTCTGGACGGTTACCAGGCCACGCAAACTCTTCGCGAGCGAGGCTACTGCAAGCCTATCTTGGCTCTGACGGCCCATGCGATGGAGCGAGAAAAGAAGAAGTGCCTGAACAGTGGCTGCGACGATTTTCTTTCCAAGCCAATCGATCGCAAACGAATGTTGCTCACCGTTTGCCATTGGTCGCGCAGTGCGACATGCCAGTACGAGTGCCCACTGAGTAGCAGTTGCCAGCCGAAAACCCAAAGCCAGATCGACCAGAGCTACACGTCGTAG
- a CDS encoding PotD/PotF family extracellular solute-binding protein, giving the protein MVIEQSQAQSSAVAKPTRRQFLGQAAAAAMGASYLSSPPAVHASREITLRVLGTDVTLQEDIRRQAEKDLGIRIVFEPSGSAGTLQKASTRPESFDVYEQWSNSINVLWYANAIQPIEKSRIRRWDEINPLTKSGQLTPEMKIGAGDAPHKILHVQSDGNLGPNATDHISFVPYVHNVDSFGYNTSVIPQGVAYETESWGWLLDDAYRGKVGLVNEPAIGIFDAALAAKAKGLVEFEDLGNLKRSEVDSLFEVLLDYKRRDHFNGIWNSVPQSVRFMKSGRVVIESMFSPAVSSLNGMGIPVTYAAPKEGYRGWHGVLCLSSAATGHVRDAAYDYMNWWLEGWAGAYMARQGYYISIPERTKQYLSESEWNYWYQGRQAATDLPGADGTIAVKRGSYRTGGSYHERLGNVAVWNTVMDSYEYSLVRWYELLTT; this is encoded by the coding sequence ATGGTAATCGAGCAAAGCCAAGCACAATCTTCAGCGGTCGCGAAACCGACACGGCGTCAGTTTCTCGGCCAAGCTGCCGCGGCTGCTATGGGGGCGAGTTATCTCAGTTCGCCGCCGGCCGTACATGCTTCGCGAGAAATCACGCTTCGTGTTCTGGGAACCGACGTCACATTGCAGGAAGACATTCGCCGCCAGGCCGAAAAGGACTTGGGCATTCGTATTGTCTTCGAGCCGAGCGGAAGTGCTGGGACGCTGCAAAAGGCTTCGACGCGGCCAGAGTCGTTCGACGTTTACGAACAATGGTCCAACAGCATCAACGTGCTGTGGTACGCCAATGCGATTCAGCCGATCGAGAAGTCGCGCATTCGTCGTTGGGACGAGATCAACCCACTGACGAAGTCAGGCCAACTGACCCCGGAGATGAAGATTGGGGCAGGGGACGCGCCGCATAAAATTCTGCATGTCCAAAGCGACGGCAATCTTGGACCGAACGCGACCGACCACATCAGCTTCGTGCCGTACGTGCACAATGTCGACTCGTTTGGCTACAACACGTCGGTCATCCCTCAAGGAGTGGCTTACGAAACGGAAAGCTGGGGCTGGCTGCTGGACGATGCCTACCGAGGCAAAGTTGGTTTGGTGAACGAGCCAGCGATTGGCATCTTCGACGCCGCACTGGCCGCCAAAGCGAAAGGCCTGGTCGAGTTTGAGGACCTTGGCAATTTGAAGCGGTCGGAAGTCGATAGCTTGTTCGAGGTGTTGCTGGATTACAAACGCCGCGATCATTTCAACGGCATTTGGAATTCGGTGCCGCAATCGGTGCGGTTCATGAAGTCAGGCCGCGTGGTAATCGAGAGCATGTTCTCTCCGGCCGTTTCCAGCTTGAATGGAATGGGAATCCCGGTGACGTACGCCGCGCCGAAAGAAGGCTATCGTGGCTGGCATGGGGTGTTGTGTTTGTCGAGCGCGGCGACGGGACACGTTCGCGACGCCGCCTACGATTACATGAATTGGTGGCTTGAAGGTTGGGCAGGTGCGTACATGGCACGGCAAGGCTACTACATTTCGATTCCGGAACGCACAAAGCAATATCTGAGCGAATCGGAATGGAACTATTGGTACCAGGGCCGCCAGGCCGCGACCGATTTGCCAGGTGCCGACGGGACGATTGCTGTCAAACGCGGAAGCTACCGCACCGGCGGCTCGTATCACGAACGTCTCGGCAATGTGGCCGTCTGGAACACGGTGATGGATTCGTACGAGTACAGTCTCGTACGTTGGTACGAGTTGTTGACCACATAA